From the genome of Candidatus Cybelea sp.:
TGCGGGCGAAGGGCCTCGCAAACGAGATCGCACCGTTCTCATGCGGCAGCGAGGTATCGCCGTCGGTGGCAATACCGACGAGATGCGCGATCAGCGCCTCGTTGAACTCCATCATGTCCCACACGTCCCAGTACGCGGCGTAAAGCTCGAGCATCGTAAACTCGGGATTGTGGGTCGTATCGATCCCTTCGTTGCGAAAGATGCGGCCGATCTCGTAGACTCGCTCGAGCCCGCCGACAATCAAACGCTTGAGGTTCAGCTCGGTCGCGATACGCAGCTGCATGATCCGATCGAGCGCGTTGCAGTGCGTCACGAAGGGGCGCGCTGCGGCGCCGCCGGCGACGTGCAGCAGCGTGGGCGTCTCCACCTCGTAAAAGCCGCGGTCGTCGATGAAACGGCGCATCTCGGCGATCAGACGGCTGCGCATCATCAGGGTGTCGCGAACCTCGGGATTGACGATCAGATCGACGTACCGCTGGCGATATCGCTTCTCGACGTCTACCAGGCCGTGCCATTTGTCGGGCAGCGGCATCAACGCCTTGGCAATCGTGGTGAAGTTCGTGACGTGCAGCGTCAGCTCGCCCATCTTCGAGCGAAACATGAAGCCGCGAACGGCGACCAGATCGCCGCGATCGAGGTCGGCGAGATCGGCAAAGGCATCGTCACCGATCTCCTGTTTGCGGGCGTAGATCTGCAGCTTGCCGGTGCGGTCGGCCAGATCCGCAAAGACGGTCTTGCCCATCGTCCGCTTCGAGAGCAAACGGCCGGCCAAGCTCCAGGCCTCCGCGGATGCGTCTTGACCGGGGACGAGAAAATTATACCGCGCGAGCATCTCTTCTGCCGTCGCGTCGACCTCACAGCGCCGCTGCTCGAAGGGATCGCGCCCGCGGGAACGCAGAACGGCCAGATTTTCACGTCTGGCCGCTACGAGTGCCGCTTCGGTCTTCCCGAGGTCGTCCAACTACGACGCTTTCTTTGCGGCCTTCTTGGGTGAGTTGCTCTTGATCGCCTCGATCTTGTACTTGACGACACCGCGGGGCGTTACGACGTCGACGACGGTGCCCTTCTTGTGTCCCATCAAGGCTCGCCCCAGCGGAGACTCGTTGGAGATGCGTTGGTTCGACGGGTCGGCCTCGGCCGAACCAACGATCGAAAACTCGTAGCCGTCGTTCTTCTT
Proteins encoded in this window:
- the lysS gene encoding lysine--tRNA ligase, giving the protein MDDLGKTEAALVAARRENLAVLRSRGRDPFEQRRCEVDATAEEMLARYNFLVPGQDASAEAWSLAGRLLSKRTMGKTVFADLADRTGKLQIYARKQEIGDDAFADLADLDRGDLVAVRGFMFRSKMGELTLHVTNFTTIAKALMPLPDKWHGLVDVEKRYRQRYVDLIVNPEVRDTLMMRSRLIAEMRRFIDDRGFYEVETPTLLHVAGGAAARPFVTHCNALDRIMQLRIATELNLKRLIVGGLERVYEIGRIFRNEGIDTTHNPEFTMLELYAAYWDVWDMMEFNEALIAHLVGIATDGDTSLPHENGAISFARPFARIEYLDAMAQYSRGEYLRDRLLDAGGAHTIVHELGLPRSPTHAHALDKIFERVIEPNLTEPTFVTGYPVALSPLAKRRHGDSAITDRYELFCAHMEISNAFTELNDPDDQRARFEAQIAERLAGDEEVPEPDWDFVRALEYGMPPTAGIGIGVDRLIMLLTNQRSIRDVLPFPLQRQHG